In one uncultured Devosia sp. genomic region, the following are encoded:
- a CDS encoding CoA-acylating methylmalonate-semialdehyde dehydrogenase, giving the protein MNTIENAVAGKRYVSASTRRVPVFNPATGEQSAELPLSTLTELNEAVAAAKKAQVAWGNTPPMKRARVMFKFKALLDQHADELAREISKEHGKVHDDALGEVARGIDCVDFACGIPQLLKGEFSRNVGPSIDSYSDRQPLGVVAGITPFNFPAMVPMWMYPAAIACGNAFILKPSERDPSAPMLAWNLFMDAGLPEGILNVIHGDKEMVDGILDHPDIKAVSFVGSTPIAEYVYQRGTKAGKRVQALGGAKNHMVVLPDADLDQVADALMGAGYGSAGERCMAISVAVPVGKETADALVAKLKPRVESLKIGPATDKDAEMGPVVTKMHRDKIVGYIDSGVEQGAELVVDGRGFTLQGYENGYYVGGTLFDNVTPEMTIYKEEIFGPVLSVVRANDYAEAVKLINEHEYGNGTAIFTRDGDAAREFADKIEVGMVGINVPIPVPVAYHSFGGWKRSLFGDHSIYGPEGVHFYTRLKTVTTRWPAGIKGGAEFSFPSVK; this is encoded by the coding sequence ATGAACACGATCGAAAATGCCGTTGCCGGCAAGCGCTATGTTTCGGCTTCGACGCGTCGCGTGCCCGTGTTTAATCCGGCCACCGGCGAACAGAGCGCCGAACTGCCGCTGTCGACGCTGACCGAGCTCAACGAGGCTGTGGCTGCGGCCAAGAAGGCGCAGGTCGCCTGGGGCAATACCCCGCCGATGAAGCGCGCCCGCGTCATGTTCAAGTTCAAGGCGCTGCTCGACCAGCATGCCGACGAGCTGGCGCGCGAAATCTCCAAGGAACACGGCAAGGTGCATGACGATGCGCTGGGCGAAGTTGCCCGCGGCATCGACTGCGTGGATTTTGCCTGTGGCATCCCGCAGCTGCTCAAGGGCGAGTTCAGCCGCAATGTCGGCCCCTCAATCGACAGCTATTCCGACCGCCAGCCCCTCGGCGTCGTGGCCGGCATCACGCCGTTCAACTTCCCGGCCATGGTGCCGATGTGGATGTATCCGGCGGCCATTGCCTGCGGCAATGCCTTCATCCTCAAGCCATCCGAGCGCGATCCGTCTGCGCCCATGCTGGCCTGGAACCTCTTCATGGATGCGGGCCTGCCGGAAGGCATTCTCAATGTCATTCATGGCGACAAGGAAATGGTCGACGGCATTCTCGATCATCCCGACATCAAGGCCGTGTCCTTCGTGGGTTCGACCCCGATTGCCGAGTATGTCTATCAGCGCGGCACCAAGGCCGGTAAGCGCGTGCAGGCCCTGGGCGGCGCCAAGAACCACATGGTCGTGCTGCCCGATGCCGATCTCGACCAGGTTGCCGACGCGCTGATGGGCGCCGGCTATGGTTCGGCCGGCGAGCGCTGCATGGCCATCTCGGTCGCCGTGCCGGTGGGCAAGGAAACCGCCGATGCGCTGGTCGCCAAGCTCAAGCCACGCGTTGAATCGCTCAAGATCGGCCCGGCGACCGACAAGGATGCCGAAATGGGTCCGGTGGTCACCAAGATGCATCGCGACAAAATTGTCGGCTACATTGACTCAGGCGTCGAGCAGGGCGCCGAGCTGGTGGTCGATGGCCGCGGCTTCACGCTGCAGGGCTATGAGAATGGCTATTATGTCGGCGGCACGCTGTTCGACAATGTCACGCCCGAAATGACCATCTACAAAGAAGAGATTTTCGGTCCTGTCCTCTCGGTCGTTCGCGCCAATGACTATGCCGAGGCCGTCAAGCTCATCAACGAGCATGAATATGGCAATGGCACCGCCATCTTCACCCGCGACGGCGACGCCGCCCGCGAATTTGCCGACAAGATCGAGGTTGGCATGGTGGGCATCAACGTGCCGATCCCGGTGCCGGTGGCCTATCACAGCTTTGGCGGCTGGAAGCGCTCGCTGTTTGGCGATCACTCCATCTATGGACCCGAAGGCGTCCACTTCTACACCCGCCTCAAGACCGTCACCACCCGCTGGCCCGCCGGCATCAAGGGTGGCGCCGAATTCTCGTTCCCGAGCGTCAAATAG
- a CDS encoding Zn-dependent hydrolase, producing the protein MSAPGENLRINGDRLWDSLMDMAKIGPGIAGGNNRQTLTDEDGEGRRLFQRWCDEAGLTMGVDQMGTMFMTRPGTDPDALPVYVGSHLDTQPTGGKYDGVLGVLAGLEVVRSMNDLGIKTKHPIVVTNWANEEGARFAPAMLASGVFAGVHSQDYAYGRMDQEGKTYGEELARIGWRGEEEVGARKMHAYFEYHIEQGPILEAEGKQIGVVTHGQGLWWLEFTLTGKEAHTGSTPMNMRVNAGLAMARILEMVQDVTMDHQPGAVGGVGQMKFSPNSRNVLPGTVVFTVDIRSPELSKLTSMRQQIESKAQAICQHAGVGYAMEAVGHFDPVAFDPTLVGRVRAAAEKLGYSHMDIISGAGHDACWTNRLAPTTMIMCPCVDGLSHNEAEEISSEWAAAGADVLFHAVLETAEIVS; encoded by the coding sequence ATGTCTGCCCCAGGAGAAAACCTTCGTATCAACGGCGACCGGCTCTGGGACAGCCTGATGGACATGGCGAAAATTGGCCCCGGCATTGCCGGGGGCAATAACCGCCAGACACTGACCGACGAGGACGGCGAAGGCCGCCGCCTGTTCCAGCGCTGGTGCGATGAGGCGGGCCTCACCATGGGCGTCGACCAGATGGGGACGATGTTCATGACGCGGCCGGGGACGGATCCGGATGCCCTGCCGGTCTATGTCGGCAGCCATCTCGATACGCAGCCGACCGGCGGCAAATATGATGGCGTGCTGGGCGTTCTCGCCGGGCTCGAAGTCGTGCGCTCGATGAACGACTTGGGCATCAAGACCAAGCATCCGATCGTTGTCACCAACTGGGCCAATGAAGAGGGTGCCCGCTTCGCCCCTGCCATGCTGGCCTCGGGCGTCTTTGCCGGTGTGCACAGCCAAGACTATGCCTATGGCCGGATGGACCAGGAGGGCAAGACCTATGGCGAGGAACTGGCTCGCATCGGCTGGCGCGGCGAGGAAGAAGTGGGCGCGCGCAAGATGCATGCCTACTTCGAATATCACATCGAGCAGGGTCCGATCCTCGAAGCCGAAGGCAAGCAGATCGGCGTCGTCACCCATGGCCAGGGCCTTTGGTGGCTCGAATTCACCCTGACGGGCAAGGAAGCCCATACCGGCTCGACGCCGATGAACATGCGCGTCAACGCAGGGCTCGCCATGGCGCGGATTCTGGAAATGGTCCAGGACGTCACCATGGATCATCAGCCGGGCGCAGTGGGCGGCGTGGGACAGATGAAGTTCTCACCCAATTCGCGCAATGTCCTGCCGGGCACGGTGGTCTTTACCGTCGACATCCGATCGCCGGAATTGTCCAAGCTCACGTCGATGCGCCAGCAAATCGAAAGCAAAGCACAAGCAATCTGCCAGCATGCTGGCGTCGGTTATGCCATGGAAGCGGTCGGTCATTTCGACCCCGTGGCCTTCGATCCAACCTTGGTTGGCCGCGTTCGTGCTGCTGCCGAAAAGCTCGGCTACAGCCACATGGACATCATCTCTGGCGCCGGCCACGACGCCTGCTGGACCAATCGCCTGGCCCCCACCACCATGATCATGTGCCCGTGCGTAGATGGGCTAAGTCATAACGAGGCCGAAGAAATTTCCTCGGAATGGGCAGCGGCTGGCGCCGATGTGCTGTTCCACGCCGTGCTTGAAACTGCCGAAATCGTGAGTTGA
- the hydA gene encoding dihydropyrimidinase, with product MSKVIKGGTVVTADLTYKADVKIEGDVIVEIGPDLSGDEVLDASGCYIMPGGIDPHTHLEMPFMGTYSADDFESGTRAGLAGGTTMVVDFCLPNPDQSLLEALQMWDNKTGKASADYSFHMAITWWGEQVWREMAEVVDRGITSFKHFMAYKGSLMVNDDEMFSSFQRCADLGALPLVHAENGDIVAAMTAKLLAEGNNGPEGHAYSRPPEVEGEATNRAIMIADMAGVPLYVVHTSSEQAHEAIRRARQKGMRVYGEPLIQHLTLDESEYFNQDWDHAARRVMSPPFRNKQHQDSLWAGLQSGSLSCVATDHCAFTTEQKRTGLGNFAKIPNGTGGLEDRLPVLWTAGVNTGRLTMNEFVAVTSTNIAKILNMYPKKGAVLVGADADLIVWDPARKKTIAAKGQQSVIDYNVFEGFEVTGLPRYVLSRGKVSIVENEVKAEPGHGKFVAREAKNPVNRALSQWKEIVAPRKVERAGIPVTGV from the coding sequence ATGAGCAAAGTGATCAAGGGCGGCACGGTCGTCACGGCTGATCTTACCTACAAGGCCGATGTGAAGATCGAGGGCGACGTGATCGTCGAGATCGGCCCCGATCTTTCCGGCGACGAGGTGCTGGACGCCAGCGGTTGCTACATCATGCCGGGGGGTATTGACCCACACACGCATTTGGAGATGCCCTTCATGGGCACTTATTCGGCTGACGATTTCGAAAGCGGAACCCGGGCGGGCCTGGCTGGCGGCACCACCATGGTGGTGGATTTCTGCCTGCCCAATCCCGACCAGAGCCTGCTCGAAGCCCTGCAGATGTGGGACAACAAGACCGGCAAGGCTTCGGCCGACTATTCCTTCCACATGGCCATAACCTGGTGGGGCGAGCAGGTTTGGCGCGAAATGGCCGAAGTGGTCGATCGCGGCATCACCAGCTTCAAGCATTTCATGGCCTACAAGGGCTCGCTGATGGTCAATGACGACGAGATGTTCTCGTCGTTCCAGCGCTGCGCCGACCTCGGCGCCCTGCCGCTGGTTCACGCCGAAAATGGCGACATTGTCGCTGCCATGACGGCAAAGTTGCTGGCTGAAGGCAATAATGGGCCGGAAGGCCATGCCTATTCGCGTCCGCCGGAAGTCGAAGGCGAAGCCACCAATCGCGCCATCATGATTGCCGACATGGCCGGCGTGCCGCTTTATGTGGTGCACACTTCATCCGAGCAGGCGCATGAAGCCATCCGCCGCGCACGCCAGAAAGGTATGCGCGTCTATGGCGAACCGCTGATCCAGCACCTGACGCTCGACGAAAGCGAATATTTCAACCAGGACTGGGACCATGCCGCACGGCGCGTCATGTCCCCGCCCTTCCGCAACAAACAGCATCAGGATTCGCTCTGGGCGGGCTTGCAGTCGGGTTCGCTCAGTTGCGTTGCAACCGACCATTGCGCCTTCACCACCGAGCAGAAGCGCACGGGTCTGGGCAATTTTGCCAAGATCCCCAATGGCACGGGCGGGCTGGAGGATCGCCTACCGGTGCTGTGGACCGCAGGGGTCAATACCGGCCGCCTGACCATGAATGAGTTCGTGGCCGTCACCTCCACCAATATCGCCAAGATCCTCAACATGTATCCGAAAAAGGGTGCTGTTCTTGTCGGCGCCGATGCCGATCTCATCGTCTGGGACCCGGCCCGCAAGAAGACCATTGCCGCCAAGGGCCAGCAGTCGGTCATCGACTATAATGTGTTCGAGGGTTTCGAGGTCACCGGCCTGCCGCGCTATGTGCTGAGCCGTGGCAAGGTCTCCATTGTCGAGAACGAGGTCAAGGCAGAGCCGGGACATGGCAAGTTCGTCGCGCGCGAAGCAAAGAACCCCGTCAATCGCGCACTGTCGCAGTGGAAGGAAATCGTCGCGCCGCGAAAAGTGGAACGCGCTGGTATTCCCGTGACGGGCGTGTAG
- a CDS encoding ABC transporter ATP-binding protein produces MSGTSPVVSANRLGLTFKTNDGDVVALSDVNLTIKKGEFVSFIGPSGCGKTTFLRTIADLEQPTSGTLTINGQTPENARKDRAYGYVFQAPALYPWRTIEKNVALPLEIMGYGQNQQAERIKRTMDLVNLSGFEKKYPWQLSGGMQQRASIARALAFDADLLLMDEPFGALDEIVRDHLNSELLKLWDRTQKTICFVTHSIPEAVYLSTKIVVMSPRPGRVTDVIESNLPRERPLDIRETPEFLAIAARVRDGLRAGHSYDEDHV; encoded by the coding sequence ATTTCGGGCACCAGCCCCGTCGTGTCGGCCAATCGGCTTGGCCTGACCTTCAAGACCAATGACGGCGATGTCGTTGCGCTGAGCGACGTCAACCTGACCATCAAGAAGGGCGAGTTCGTCTCTTTCATCGGCCCTTCGGGCTGCGGCAAGACCACGTTCCTGCGCACTATTGCCGATCTCGAACAGCCCACGTCAGGCACGTTGACCATCAACGGGCAGACGCCGGAGAATGCGCGCAAGGACCGGGCCTATGGCTATGTGTTCCAAGCGCCGGCGCTTTATCCCTGGCGCACGATCGAGAAAAATGTCGCCCTGCCGCTCGAAATCATGGGCTATGGCCAGAACCAGCAGGCCGAGCGCATCAAGCGCACCATGGACCTGGTCAATCTGTCGGGCTTCGAGAAGAAATATCCCTGGCAGCTGTCCGGCGGCATGCAGCAGCGCGCTTCCATTGCCCGCGCCTTGGCCTTCGATGCCGACCTGTTGCTGATGGACGAGCCCTTCGGCGCATTGGACGAAATCGTCCGCGACCATCTCAATTCCGAATTGCTCAAACTCTGGGATCGCACGCAGAAGACGATCTGCTTTGTCACCCATTCGATCCCCGAGGCGGTTTATCTGTCGACCAAGATCGTCGTCATGTCGCCGCGTCCCGGCCGCGTTACCGATGTGATCGAGAGCAACCTGCCGCGCGAACGCCCGCTCGACATCCGCGAGACCCCCGAATTCCTCGCTATCGCCGCAAGGGTCCGCGATGGCCTGCGGGCAGGACACTCCTATGATGAGGATCACGTGTGA
- a CDS encoding ABC transporter permease: MGTALNRILPIITILLAIVVIWYAAAISMNAPWQNTLNGRANLVDVPFTDFAMQTWGQDKPVLPAPHQVLGEIWNATVALELTSRRSLAYHAWITLSSTLLGFVLGTVLGVGLAVVITHNDASDRSLMPWIIASQTIPILAVAPMVVVGLGAVGLTGLVPKALISMYLSFFPVVVGMVKGLRSPEGIQLDLMRTYDASVWQTFWKLRWPAAMPFLFASMKVGIAISLIGAVVAELSNAAGGGLGVRLLTGSYNGQTIQIWAALFIAAALAAVLVMIVGAAEKTVNARMGARA; the protein is encoded by the coding sequence ATGGGGACGGCGCTCAACCGCATTTTGCCCATCATCACCATTCTCCTCGCCATCGTCGTCATCTGGTATGCCGCAGCAATCAGCATGAATGCCCCCTGGCAGAATACGCTCAACGGCCGTGCCAATCTGGTCGACGTGCCTTTCACCGATTTCGCGATGCAGACCTGGGGGCAGGACAAGCCGGTGCTGCCGGCGCCGCATCAGGTGCTGGGTGAAATCTGGAATGCCACGGTGGCGCTTGAACTCACGTCGCGCCGATCGCTGGCCTATCACGCATGGATCACGCTTTCCTCCACCTTGCTCGGCTTTGTGCTGGGCACGGTGCTGGGCGTGGGGCTGGCCGTGGTCATCACCCATAATGACGCCTCCGACCGCTCGCTGATGCCCTGGATCATTGCCAGCCAGACCATTCCGATCCTGGCCGTGGCGCCGATGGTCGTGGTGGGGCTGGGTGCAGTGGGTCTCACGGGCCTCGTGCCCAAGGCGTTGATCTCGATGTATCTGAGCTTTTTCCCGGTGGTGGTCGGCATGGTCAAGGGGCTGCGCTCGCCCGAGGGCATCCAGCTCGACCTGATGCGCACCTATGATGCCAGCGTCTGGCAGACCTTCTGGAAGCTGCGCTGGCCCGCGGCCATGCCGTTCCTCTTTGCCTCGATGAAGGTGGGCATTGCCATTTCGCTGATCGGCGCCGTGGTGGCCGAACTTTCCAATGCCGCCGGTGGCGGCTTGGGCGTGCGGCTGCTGACCGGCTCCTATAATGGCCAGACCATCCAGATCTGGGCCGCCCTGTTCATTGCCGCGGCGCTGGCCGCCGTGCTCGTGATGATCGTGGGGGCCGCAGAAAAGACGGTCAATGCCCGCATGGGGGCGCGCGCATGA
- a CDS encoding ABC transporter permease produces MSQLQFFIALVAGGLSAAGFALSFVTPFEQALLLKAFLGLGFLSLIRFFVPLGLWADGAFAVLGAVAVLTSIGIFQPTPSFFWMALIIAWLFSWLFVERLSGVLAPRLTDNAGLGLLIPITFGAALLVIWEVVTRGANVPPVLLPPPSMIGAQLANSTGILWADFVQTFIKSVLPGYVMGCLAGLVVAVLVDRSPFLKAGLLPIGNFMSALPIIGIAPIMVMWFGFDWQSKAAVVVAMTFFPMLVNTVAGLNAASNIERDLMRTYAASYWQTLVKLRLPAAGPFIFNALKINSTLALIGAIVAEFFGTPVVGMGFRISTGVGRLAIDLVWAEIAVAAIAGSAFYGVVALIERGVTFWHPSVRGGRA; encoded by the coding sequence ATGAGCCAGTTGCAATTCTTCATCGCCCTGGTCGCTGGCGGACTCTCGGCCGCGGGCTTTGCTCTGAGCTTTGTCACGCCCTTTGAACAGGCACTGCTGCTGAAGGCCTTCCTGGGCCTGGGCTTTTTGTCGCTGATCCGCTTCTTTGTGCCACTCGGGCTCTGGGCCGATGGGGCCTTTGCCGTGCTGGGTGCGGTCGCGGTGCTGACGTCCATCGGCATTTTCCAGCCAACGCCGTCTTTCTTCTGGATGGCGCTGATCATTGCCTGGCTATTTTCCTGGCTGTTCGTCGAACGGCTGTCGGGCGTGCTGGCGCCACGGCTGACGGACAATGCAGGGTTAGGCCTGCTGATCCCGATCACCTTCGGCGCCGCGCTGCTGGTGATCTGGGAAGTGGTGACCCGGGGCGCCAATGTACCGCCGGTGCTCTTGCCGCCGCCCTCGATGATCGGGGCGCAGCTGGCCAATTCGACCGGCATTTTGTGGGCCGATTTCGTCCAGACGTTCATCAAGTCGGTGCTGCCCGGCTATGTCATGGGGTGCCTCGCGGGCCTTGTGGTCGCGGTGCTCGTCGATCGGTCGCCTTTCCTCAAGGCGGGGCTATTGCCGATCGGCAATTTCATGTCTGCGTTGCCGATTATCGGCATCGCGCCGATCATGGTGATGTGGTTTGGCTTTGACTGGCAATCGAAAGCCGCAGTCGTTGTCGCCATGACCTTCTTTCCCATGCTGGTCAATACGGTGGCCGGGCTCAATGCCGCGTCCAATATCGAGCGCGACCTGATGCGGACCTATGCCGCCAGCTACTGGCAAACCCTGGTGAAACTTCGGCTCCCGGCTGCGGGGCCCTTCATCTTCAACGCCCTCAAGATCAACTCGACTCTGGCCTTGATCGGCGCAATCGTAGCGGAATTCTTCGGGACGCCCGTTGTGGGAATGGGCTTCCGAATTTCAACAGGCGTTGGCCGTTTGGCCATCGATCTGGTCTGGGCAGAGATCGCCGTTGCAGCGATCGCGGGGTCTGCCTTTTACGGGGTGGTCGCCCTCATCGAAAGGGGCGTCACCTTCTGGCATCCGTCTGTCCGTGGTGGACGGGCGTAA
- a CDS encoding ABC transporter substrate-binding protein produces the protein MKKSIGGLLVSALALSAAPAMAQDALTLQLKWVTQAQFAGYLVAESKGFYDEENLDITILPGGPNIAPEQVIAGGGADIIVTWMAAGLAARDTGVPLVNIAQPFKRSGLMMICPSEKEIKTVADFPGHTLGVWFFGNEYPFFAWMNKEGIATDGSDGGVTVLQQSFDIQPMIQGQADCISVMTYNEYGQALDAGYGPENLTIFNYTEMGNDLLEDGLYVMEDSLDDPAKVDAYTRFVRASMKGWEYAAANPEEAAQIVVDMDETGAATIEHQLYMTGEVAKLVDPADAALDMTTYDRTVKALLDQGIIKAQPEGAYTTAVTDGL, from the coding sequence ATGAAAAAGTCTATCGGAGGTTTGCTTGTCAGCGCCCTGGCGCTTTCGGCCGCTCCCGCAATGGCACAGGACGCGCTGACGCTGCAGCTCAAGTGGGTGACCCAGGCGCAGTTTGCCGGCTATCTCGTTGCTGAATCCAAGGGTTTCTATGACGAGGAAAATCTCGACATCACCATCCTGCCCGGCGGTCCCAATATCGCCCCGGAACAGGTGATTGCCGGCGGTGGCGCCGATATCATCGTGACCTGGATGGCCGCCGGTCTTGCAGCCCGCGACACTGGCGTGCCGCTGGTCAATATTGCCCAGCCATTCAAGCGAAGCGGCCTGATGATGATCTGCCCGAGCGAAAAGGAGATCAAGACGGTCGCCGATTTCCCCGGGCATACGCTGGGCGTCTGGTTCTTCGGCAATGAATATCCGTTCTTTGCCTGGATGAACAAGGAAGGCATTGCCACCGATGGTTCGGATGGTGGCGTCACCGTGCTGCAGCAGAGCTTTGACATCCAGCCGATGATCCAGGGACAGGCCGATTGCATTTCGGTGATGACCTACAACGAGTACGGCCAGGCGCTCGACGCCGGTTATGGTCCAGAGAACCTTACCATTTTCAACTATACCGAAATGGGCAACGACCTGCTCGAAGACGGTCTCTATGTGATGGAAGATTCGCTCGACGATCCGGCCAAGGTCGATGCCTATACGCGCTTTGTCCGGGCCTCGATGAAGGGCTGGGAATATGCAGCCGCCAATCCCGAGGAAGCCGCGCAAATCGTTGTCGACATGGACGAAACCGGCGCCGCCACGATCGAGCATCAGCTCTATATGACCGGCGAAGTGGCCAAGCTGGTCGACCCCGCCGACGCGGCCCTCGACATGACGACCTATGACCGCACGGTCAAGGCGCTGCTCGACCAGGGCATCATCAAGGCCCAGCCGGAAGGCGCCTATACGACGGCAGTGACCGACGGGCTTTAA
- the truB gene encoding tRNA pseudouridine(55) synthase TruB — MTDKPKRLKRPVSGWVVLNKPYEMTSTQAVGKIRWLFGAMKAGHAGTLDPLATGILPIALGEATKAVPQVQDGTKVYRFSVVWGQATTTDDTEGEVIATSDVRPERAALEALLPQFTGTIMQRPPIFSALKVDGERAYDLARAGETVELAPREIEVDEIELIEHGADKSVLEVVCGKGTYVRSLARDIAEALGTRGHVGTLHRADVGPFHDEDAVTIDQLEALTLEERDALLKPVSAGFADLPEIRLDPVQATAVRHGNPVLLTGAGAPASLDECWASFKGECLATGWVAFGQFKPKRVFN; from the coding sequence GTGACCGACAAGCCAAAACGTCTCAAGCGCCCCGTTTCCGGCTGGGTCGTGCTCAACAAGCCCTATGAAATGACCTCGACCCAGGCGGTCGGCAAGATCCGCTGGCTGTTTGGCGCGATGAAGGCCGGACATGCCGGCACACTAGACCCGCTGGCCACCGGCATCCTGCCGATTGCCCTGGGCGAGGCCACCAAGGCCGTGCCGCAGGTGCAGGATGGCACCAAGGTCTATCGCTTTTCGGTGGTGTGGGGCCAGGCCACCACGACTGACGACACCGAGGGCGAAGTCATCGCCACATCCGACGTACGGCCCGAACGCGCCGCGCTTGAGGCCCTCCTGCCCCAGTTCACTGGCACGATCATGCAGCGCCCGCCGATTTTTTCGGCGCTCAAGGTTGATGGCGAACGCGCCTATGACCTTGCCCGTGCTGGCGAGACGGTCGAGCTTGCACCGCGCGAGATAGAAGTCGACGAAATCGAGCTGATCGAGCATGGCGCCGACAAATCCGTGTTGGAAGTCGTCTGCGGCAAGGGCACCTATGTGCGCTCGCTGGCCCGCGACATTGCCGAGGCGCTGGGCACGCGGGGCCATGTTGGAACCCTGCACCGCGCCGATGTCGGCCCTTTCCATGATGAAGATGCGGTCACCATCGACCAGCTCGAGGCGCTGACCCTCGAAGAGCGCGACGCTTTGCTTAAGCCGGTCTCCGCCGGTTTTGCCGACCTGCCGGAAATCCGCCTTGACCCGGTTCAGGCGACGGCCGTGCGCCATGGCAATCCGGTGCTTTTGACCGGCGCCGGCGCACCCGCATCGCTTGATGAATGCTGGGCCAGCTTCAAGGGCGAATGCCTTGCGACGGGCTGGGTCGCATTCGGCCAGTTCAAGCCGAAACGGGTGTTCAACTGA
- the rbfA gene encoding 30S ribosome-binding factor RbfA — translation MSKDNKPTGPSQRMLRVGELVRHALAAIFARGDVEDDALHGIVITVPEVRMTPDLKLANAYIMPLGGAHAEEVVVALNRHAKFIRGRVAPQINMKYAPNIRFYVDDTFEEAGRIDALLRSDKVQRDLEDDDNGDDA, via the coding sequence ATGAGCAAAGACAACAAACCAACCGGCCCTTCGCAGCGCATGCTGCGCGTCGGCGAACTGGTGCGCCATGCCCTGGCTGCCATCTTCGCCCGTGGCGATGTCGAGGACGATGCGCTGCATGGCATTGTGATCACCGTGCCCGAAGTGCGCATGACGCCCGACCTCAAGCTGGCCAATGCCTATATAATGCCGCTGGGCGGCGCCCATGCCGAAGAGGTCGTGGTGGCGCTGAACCGGCACGCCAAGTTCATCCGCGGCCGCGTGGCGCCGCAGATCAACATGAAATACGCGCCCAATATCCGCTTCTATGTCGACGACACATTCGAGGAAGCCGGCCGCATCGATGCGCTGCTGCGCTCCGACAAGGTGCAGCGCGACCTGGAAGATGACGACAACGGCGACGACGCGTGA
- a CDS encoding D-glycerate dehydrogenase — protein sequence MASHKPQILVTRRLPETIEARMATLFDTHVNEGDVTLTGDDIVDGLDGKHVLVSSITDRIDAELIARLPKSVRLIAQFGNGVDNIDVEAAWAAGLTVTNTPSVLTEDTADMAMALMLALPRRLVEGTQMLLRDGVWAGWSPTSMLGHRLRGKSLGIVGMGRIGTAVAQRARAFGLNIHYFSRNRRPPGVEDPLGATYWADLDQMLEAVDIVSLHTPHTRETFHILSSQRIRAMKPGSFVVNVSRPELLDEPALLDAIEQGHLAGAALDVFENRNGIDARLLALAEANKVVLTAHMASATLEARVEMGETVIVNIRTFMDGHQPPHRVLPEGMHGRPPRAAD from the coding sequence ATGGCTAGCCACAAACCGCAAATTCTCGTGACACGGCGCCTGCCCGAGACCATCGAGGCGCGCATGGCCACCCTCTTCGACACTCATGTCAACGAGGGTGACGTGACGTTGACCGGCGACGACATCGTCGACGGCCTCGACGGCAAGCATGTGCTGGTTTCCTCGATCACCGACCGTATCGATGCCGAACTGATCGCCCGCCTGCCCAAGAGCGTGCGGCTGATTGCCCAGTTCGGCAATGGCGTCGACAATATCGATGTCGAAGCCGCCTGGGCCGCGGGCCTGACCGTCACCAATACACCCTCCGTCCTTACCGAAGACACTGCCGACATGGCCATGGCGCTGATGCTGGCCCTGCCGCGTCGCCTCGTCGAAGGCACCCAGATGCTGCTGCGTGACGGCGTCTGGGCCGGTTGGTCGCCCACCTCCATGCTCGGCCATCGCCTGCGCGGCAAGTCGCTCGGCATTGTCGGCATGGGTCGCATTGGCACGGCCGTCGCCCAGCGCGCCCGCGCCTTTGGTCTCAATATCCACTATTTCTCCCGCAACCGCCGCCCGCCCGGCGTCGAGGATCCGTTGGGCGCTACCTATTGGGCCGATCTCGATCAAATGCTTGAAGCGGTCGACATCGTCTCGCTGCACACGCCCCATACGCGCGAGACCTTCCATATCCTGTCCAGCCAACGCATCCGCGCCATGAAGCCGGGCAGTTTCGTGGTCAATGTCAGTCGGCCTGAACTGCTCGATGAACCCGCCCTGCTCGACGCCATCGAACAGGGGCATCTGGCCGGCGCGGCACTGGATGTCTTCGAGAACCGCAATGGCATCGATGCGCGGCTGCTGGCCCTGGCTGAAGCCAACAAGGTCGTCCTGACCGCTCATATGGCCTCCGCGACGCTCGAGGCGCGGGTCGAAATGGGCGAGACGGTCATCGTCAATATCCGCACCTTCATGGATGGCCATCAGCCGCCCCACCGCGTGCTGCCCGAGGGCATGCATGGCCGCCCGCCCCGCGCTGCCGATTGA